The Sediminicola sp. YIK13 genomic sequence TGGTAACCTCTGTGGCATTTATGCAATACGCCAAGATAGCCGCCGTATAATCGGATCCTTCCCTCCCCAAGGTGGTAGTAAAATTGTTTTCATCACTTCCCAAAAACCCCTGGGTAATGTTTAGCCTCGATCTATCGATACCCTCGGTTACCTTTTTCTGGGTTCCTTCCCAGTTTACTGTGGCATCTCTATAATTATCATCGGTTTTTATAAAATCTCTAACGTCCAACCAATTATTGGTAATCCCCACCTCATTGAAATAAGCACTCACAATGGTACTGGAAACTATTTCTCCATACCCCACGACTTGATCATAGACGAAGCTGTATTTTGGGGATTTGTTCCACGCCAAAAATCCCTGTACCTCTTCAAAAAGCGCTTTAACCTTCCCGTATATTGGGTGGTTTTCGTTTTCAAACAGATCCATTATGATATCGTTATGGTACTTTACCACTTCATGAATTGCCGAAGACAAAGCAGCCTTATCCTTAAAATAGGCATTGACCACGTCTTCCATGGCATTGGTGCTCTTCCCCATTGCCGAAATAACCAGTAAAGTGTTTTCATGCCCTACCTCCTTTAGGACATTAACCACATTTTTTACGCCATCTGCATCCTTAACCGATGCTCCTCCAAATTTGAAAATCCTCATACCTTAACTTTTCAACTTTAATATCCAGTTATAGACCTATTTTATATTATTTATGTAATTGCGTATTCCCTGCTCATCCAAATGTACCACATCCCAATCTCGTTTCACATCTGCCCCTTTGGCTTCGTAAAAATTAATGGCGGGCTCGTTCCAATCCAAAACCTCCCAGTTGATGCGTTTTACACCTAACTGATGACCGTAAGAAACTACCTCGTTTAAAAGAGCAGTACCAAGACCACTACCCCTCATTTTTTCGGTCACAATAAGATCCTCTAAATGTACGGTTGGCCCCTTCCAAGTAGAATACCTCGGATAAACCAAAGCCATTCCCTCAATCTTCCCGTTGGATTCTGCTACAAAACAATGGAACAACTTTTTCTCACCAAAACCATCCCTGATCAAATCTTCATCTGTTACCTCTACTGCATTTTCCTCTTTTTCGAATTTCGCCAACTCATTAATAAGTTGTAAAACCCTACCCATATCATCTGCTTTCGCATTCCTAATTTTGAAGTCGCTCATAATTGTTACAAATAAAACACAAAGTTATAAATTTAAAAAACTAAACCTTAGCGAAATCGTTGTAGTTTCACAAAATGTTCGATATTTGTACCCAAATAACACAACCTTTTTACATGGACAAAAAGAATAAGACTCTTGGGGAGTTTATTATAGAGCACCAATCGGCCTTTCAGTATTCATCCGGGGAACTTTCCAAGCTTATTAATGCTATACGACTTGCCGCCAAAGTAGTGAACCATGAAGTGAACAAAGCCGGTTTAGTAGATATTTTAGGAGCAGCAGGTGACACCAATATCCAAGGTGAAGATCAACAAAAATTGGACGTCTTAGCCAATGAAAAATTTATTCAGGCCCTAAAGAACAGGGAGATTGTTTGTGGGATTGCCTCTGAGGAAGAGGACGACTTTATCAGGGTCAATAGCAATGACAAACAGAATCAAAATAAATATGTAGTACTTATAGACCCCTTGGACGGTTCTTCCAATATAGACGTGAACGTATCGGTGGGGACAATTTTTTCTATCTATCGAAGAATTACTCCCGTGGGAACTCCTGTGACCATAGAAGATTTTTTACAACCTGGAAAAAACCAGGTAGCAGCAGGGTATATTGTTTATGGAACATCCACTATGCTCGTTTACACAACGGGTAATGGGGTAAATGGCTTTACTTTGAACCCCGCTATTGGGACCTTTTACCTGTCGCACCCCAACATGGAGTTTCCTGAAACCGGGAAGATCTATTCCGTTAATGAAGGAAATTACATCCATTTTCCACAAGGGGTAAAAGATTACATCAAATATTGTCAAAAAGAGGAGGATGACCGGCCTTATACTTCCAGATATATTGGTTCCCTTGTATCGGATTTCCATAGAAACATGATCAAAGGTGGTATTTATATGTATCCCAAAAGCAGCGTGGCCCAAAATGGAAAATTGCGTTTGCTCTACGAATGCAACCCTATGGCATATTTGGCAGAACAGGCCAACGGTAAGGCCAGTGATGGGTATAGACGAATAATGGAAATTGAACCAACAGAATTGCACGAACGGGTGCCCTTTTTCTGTGGAAGCCGTAAAATGGTAGAGAAAGCAGAAGAGTTTATGGCATTAAAACCATAAAAAAAAGGGGGCATTTGCCCCCTTTTAAATTATACTCCTATTCTACTTTTTAAGTAGATAAACATAGTCTTCATAAGATATTTTACCTTGGAAGATATCAATTGACCTAGCTATTATTTTATTGGCAGTTTCGGTGTTGTACCCCAGACCAATGGCATATTTTTTAATTAAGGCAAGCTCATCTTCATCAATCATATGATCCACAAAAATCATCCTAAAAAGGTCGAACAAGCGCTCCAAACGCCTTTCGGAAGAGGTTGGAGGATCAATAGGATATATGGTAGGTTTATTCATGACCTCCTCATATTCCAACTCGGTTACGTCCAATTTTAGGGCAAAACGGTTCAACAACTCAACTTCTTCTGGGTTGATCTCCCCATCTATAGCGGCCAATGAGGCAATTGCTGCAAAATGAGCTAGATTCTTCCTATGCTCGCTATTATCATATAAATCTACAAAAGACATACTTTACTTTTTTTAGTAAGAACAAAGATATATTTTTTAAAAATCATCGGTTTAAAAATGGCACAATTATTTTAACAGATCCCCGCTAAAATCGCTTTTTAGCCCACTCGATCAACCTGGCAAGCAATTGCTTAAAACGAGAAGAAGAAACAAAAGAAATTCGTAACTTTCCGTTGCTATGAATAAACCTCTTCTACAATTTACGGGTAAGGGTATCTATTGCAGTGCTGCCAAGGTATACCTTGATCCTTGGAAGCCTGTGGACCATGCCATTATTTCTCATGGACATGCAGATCACAGCAGGTACGGCCATAAAAAATACATTACACACCACCATAATGTCCCTATCATTAAACACCGGTTGGGGGACATTACCGTTGCCGGAAAAGAGTGGGGAGAAACCTTCCTAATCAATAATGTCAAATTTAGCCTACATCCCGCTGGGCATATTATTGGGTCTTCCCAAATCCGGGTAGAACACCAAGGAGAAGTTTGGGTCTTTACTGGCGACTATAAGACTGAGGATGATGGGATCTCCACTCCTTATGAAGTAGTAAAATGCGATACTTTTATTACCGAATGCACTTTTGGCCTTCCTGCTTTTAAATGGACGCCACAACAAGAAGTCTTTAAGGACATCAACAATTGGTGGGCATTAAACAGGGCCGACGGAAAAACCTCGGTGCTTTTTGGCTACAGTCTTGGAAAAGCACAACGACTCTTAAAATACTTGGATACGGATATAGGAAAGATATACACCCATGGAGCCATAGAAAACATGACGGAGGTCCTAAGACCTTTGGTCCATTTCCCTCCCACTACTCTAATAACCAAGGACACCAAAAAGGACGAACTGGCCGGAAATATAGTTTTGGCCCCACCTAGCGTGCATGGCAGCCCATGGATCAGAAAAATGGTGCCTTTTGTCACAGGCTCCGCCAGTGGATGGATGGCATTTAGAGGGGCCCGAAGAAGAAGGGCCATAGATAGGGGTTTTGTGTTAAGTGACCATTGCGATTTTCAGCAATTATTGGATAGCATTAAGTCCACCGGGGCTGAAAAAATCATATGCACCCATGGTTACACAGACCTATTTTCTAGATATTTAAGAGAGTTGGGGTATGACGCGCGTACTGAACAAACCCAATATGAAGGCGAATTGTCAGAGCTTAATTATCAAGAGGTAGAGGAAGGAAACCTGAAACAACTTGCGGTAAAAGAATAGAGTCAGACAGGTATTTAGCTAATGAAGAAATTTGCCCAACTTATAAAAACCCTGGACAGCACCAACAAGACCAACCTTAAAGTGGCTGCATTAACAGCCTATTTTGAAGAGGCACAGGATAGGGACAAGGTGTGGACCATCGCCATCCTATCCCATCGCAGGCCCCCTAGGCCGGTGAACACTACCCTGCTACGTCAATGGGCCTCTGAGCTTTCCAATATCCCGTTGTGGCTCTTCGAGGAAAGCTATCATATTGTAGGGGATCTGGCCGAAACCATCGCACTGGTCATCCCTTCCTCCTCTATTAAAACTGACAAAAGCCTAACCCAGTTCCTTGAGGAAATGTTAGCGCTAAAAGCAAAGTCCGAATCGGAAAAAAAGGCCTATCTCTTTCAGAATTGGAAGACAATGGACTATTATGAACGTTTTGTATTTACCAAATTGATCACCGGCGGATTCCGCATTGGGGTCAGTCAGAAATTAATGACCAAGGCACTTGCCAAGGCCACTGAACTGGACGAGGATATTTTGGCTTACAAATTAATGGGGAACTGGGACCCCAGTACCATCTCCTTTCAAAAATTGGTTTTGGAAGAAAACAAAAGCGATTATCTATCCAAACCCTTCCCCTTCTACCTGGCATATGCCCTAGAAGATACCCCTCATAATTTAGGTGCTATTGAAAACTGGTACGTGGAGCATAAATGGGATGGCATCCGATCTCAGGTCATTGTTAGAAATGATGAACTATTTGTCTGGAGCCGCGGAGAAGAAT encodes the following:
- a CDS encoding aspartate kinase; translated protein: MRIFKFGGASVKDADGVKNVVNVLKEVGHENTLLVISAMGKSTNAMEDVVNAYFKDKAALSSAIHEVVKYHNDIIMDLFENENHPIYGKVKALFEEVQGFLAWNKSPKYSFVYDQVVGYGEIVSSTIVSAYFNEVGITNNWLDVRDFIKTDDNYRDATVNWEGTQKKVTEGIDRSRLNITQGFLGSDENNFTTTLGREGSDYTAAILAYCINATEVTIWKDVPGVLNADPRYFENARLLNNISYREAIELAFYGASVIHPKTLQPLQRKEIPLKVKSFLNPKDPGTTVGKGIGIEPEVPCFIVKKNQVLMKLSSLDFSFIVEDSISELFKLLHDHRMKVDLIQNSAISFSVCVDNKFGRLQDLLDLLKSRFKVVYHEGVSLYTIRHFDAESILSLQNGKEILLEQRGKETVQLVVK
- a CDS encoding GNAT family N-acetyltransferase, which translates into the protein MSDFKIRNAKADDMGRVLQLINELAKFEKEENAVEVTDEDLIRDGFGEKKLFHCFVAESNGKIEGMALVYPRYSTWKGPTVHLEDLIVTEKMRGSGLGTALLNEVVSYGHQLGVKRINWEVLDWNEPAINFYEAKGADVKRDWDVVHLDEQGIRNYINNIK
- the fbp gene encoding class 1 fructose-bisphosphatase, yielding MDKKNKTLGEFIIEHQSAFQYSSGELSKLINAIRLAAKVVNHEVNKAGLVDILGAAGDTNIQGEDQQKLDVLANEKFIQALKNREIVCGIASEEEDDFIRVNSNDKQNQNKYVVLIDPLDGSSNIDVNVSVGTIFSIYRRITPVGTPVTIEDFLQPGKNQVAAGYIVYGTSTMLVYTTGNGVNGFTLNPAIGTFYLSHPNMEFPETGKIYSVNEGNYIHFPQGVKDYIKYCQKEEDDRPYTSRYIGSLVSDFHRNMIKGGIYMYPKSSVAQNGKLRLLYECNPMAYLAEQANGKASDGYRRIMEIEPTELHERVPFFCGSRKMVEKAEEFMALKP
- a CDS encoding tellurite resistance TerB family protein — its product is MSFVDLYDNSEHRKNLAHFAAIASLAAIDGEINPEEVELLNRFALKLDVTELEYEEVMNKPTIYPIDPPTSSERRLERLFDLFRMIFVDHMIDEDELALIKKYAIGLGYNTETANKIIARSIDIFQGKISYEDYVYLLKK
- a CDS encoding ligase-associated DNA damage response exonuclease gives rise to the protein MNKPLLQFTGKGIYCSAAKVYLDPWKPVDHAIISHGHADHSRYGHKKYITHHHNVPIIKHRLGDITVAGKEWGETFLINNVKFSLHPAGHIIGSSQIRVEHQGEVWVFTGDYKTEDDGISTPYEVVKCDTFITECTFGLPAFKWTPQQEVFKDINNWWALNRADGKTSVLFGYSLGKAQRLLKYLDTDIGKIYTHGAIENMTEVLRPLVHFPPTTLITKDTKKDELAGNIVLAPPSVHGSPWIRKMVPFVTGSASGWMAFRGARRRRAIDRGFVLSDHCDFQQLLDSIKSTGAEKIICTHGYTDLFSRYLRELGYDARTEQTQYEGELSELNYQEVEEGNLKQLAVKE